In Streptococcus parapneumoniae, the genomic stretch ATCCTATGATTTTTTGCTATGGATAAATGTAGATGTTAATCTTTTTAAGCTTTTCATTACTTACTGGTCTCTTTTTATTATATATTGATAATAAAAAATAATCAAATATTTACACAAATCCTTGACAAGGCTTTCTTATAGTTGTAAAATATAAATAACAAAAGATAATCAAATAACAACTTGACGTCAAAAAATAAAGATAATTGATAACTTTTGATAATAAAATATATTTAAGAGGAAGTGCAACGGAAAATAATGGAAAGTAATTTACAAGATAGAAAATAGAGTAGTATGTGATGATAGGGGTTCTTGCTAACAATGATATAGAGCCTAGTTGTTACGAAAATATTTCAATCAGTTGGAGGATTGAGAATGAAACGTTTAATTAGTGCAAATCCATCTGAGATATTAGAGATGAATGCTGAAGAATTAAAACAAAGTATTTTAGCAAGTGAAGGTAGAGTTGTTCTATCTGAAAATGTAGCCACTCGTGAGACATTTGTTGGAGATATCACTAATTCTGAAATTGCTAGAGCTTTTGGAGCTGACATGATTTTATTGAATTGTGTTGATGTTTTTGAGCCTAAAATTTATGCTTTGGATAGTTCAGGTGATGATGTTATTCATCGCTTACACCAGCTCGTTGCTTGCCCAATTGGTGTAAATTTGGAACCGATTGACCCATCTGCAAAAATGCTAGAAGAAACACAAGAAATTGTTGCAGGTCGTGTTGCAAACAGAGATACCTTTAAGAGGATTGAAGAACTTGGGTTTGATTTTGTTTGTCTGACTGGAAATCCAGGTACAGGAGTTAGCAATCGAGAAATCATTAAGGCTGTTCAAACTGCTAAGGAAAACTTTTCTGGTTTGATTATTGCAGGTAAGATGCACGGCGCAGGAGTGAATGAGCCTGTGGCAGAGCTTTCTGTCGCAGAGCAATTGTTGGAAGCAGGTGCGGATGTGATACTTGTTCCAGCAGTTGGAACCGTTCCTTCTTTTAACGATGAAGAATTACGCGCAGTGGTAGATTTAGTTCACAGTAAAGATGGGCTAGTACTGAGTGCTATTGGGACTAGTCAAGAAACATCTGATACGGAGACAATTAGGGAAATAGCGCTGAGAAATAAAATTTGTGGAGTTGATATTCAACATATAGGTGACGCAGGATATGGGGGACTGGCAACAGTCGATAATATTTATGCCTTGAGCAAGGCAATTAGAGGAGTGAGACATACAGTATCTCGCTTGGCTAGGTCAGTAAATAGGTGATAAAGGAGTAAGCTATGGCTAAAGTAACAATTATGTTAGCATGTGCAGCAGGTATGAGTACAAGTCTGCTAGTGACAAAGATGCAAAAGGCAGCAGAAGATAAGGGGTTGGATGCAGAAATTTTTGCAGTTCCTGCTCCTGAAGCAGAAGAAATTGTAGCAACAAAAGAAGTGAATGTGTTGCTTTTAGGCCCTCAAGTTCGCTATTTACTAGGGGATTTTCAAGAAAAATTAAAAGATAGACAGATTCCTGTGGCGGTTATTCCGATGACAGATTACGGAATGATGAATGGTTCTAAAGTCTTAGATTTAGCTGAAAGTTTATTAGACTAAGATTGAGGAGAATGCTATGAATGAAAGTAATTTAGAATCTGTAATGGGGCTAATTATGTATGGTGGGGAAGCCAAAAGTAATGCTATGGAGGCTATTCAGGCAGCAAAAAAAGGTGATTTCTCAAAAGCCAATCAAAGATTAGCTGATGCGAATGCTGCCTTACTACAGGCGCATAAGGCTCAAACAGAAATGTTGACAAGAGAGGCACAGGGGGAAGAAACTTCAATTAGCCTCTTGATGGTACACGCGCAAGATCATTTAATGACGAGTCTGACCTTTGTTGACTTAGCAAAAGAAGTGGTAGAAGTGTACAAACGATTTGAAAAAAATTAGGAGTTTGGTATGAATACAATGTTGGATAAAATGCAAGAAAAACTTTCTCCAATTGCAATGAAAGTTGGGAATCAGAAGTTTTTAGTTGCTTTACGTGATTCATTTGTGGGGACTATGCCTGTTATTATGACAGGTTCCATTGCTTTGTTATTAAATGCTTTTCTAGTGGATTTACCACAACAATTTCACCTAGAAAGTATTACGAAAACTTTTCAGTGGCTTGTTGACATCAATAATTTGGTATTCAAGGGAAGTATACCAATTGTTTCCTTGTTGTTCATCTATTGCTTGGGAGTGAATATCGCTAAGATTTACAAGGTTGATACAGTTTCTGCTGGTTTGGTATCACTTGCCTCGTTTGTCATTTCAATTGGAAGTACAGTTACAAAGAGTTTCCCTTTGGCAAATGTAGGAGATGTGAAATTAGATCAAATCTTACAAGGAATTGATAATCTAGCATTTGATGGTAAAAATCTGATGGTAACTATTGGGAATGTGATTCCAGGAAACCATATCAATGCCAGAGGCTACTTTACAGCCATGATGATTGGATTTTTAGCCTCTATTATTTTCTGTAAAGTGATGAAAAAGAACTGGGTAATCAAGTTACCAGATTCAGTTCCTCCTGCGATTGCTAAGCCGTTCACTTCTATCATTCCAGGATTTATGGCGATGTATATAGTAGCCATCTTGACTTATGTTTTCCATTTACTTAGCAATGACTTATTGATTGATTGGGTTTACAAGGTGTTACAAACGCCATTACTAGGTTTGTCTCAAAGTTTCTTTGCAGTTATTCTGATGATCTTTTTGAATAAGTTATTCTGGTTTTTTGGTCTCCATGGAGGAAATGTATTGGCTCCCATCATGGAAGGGCTATTTGGAGTTGCTATGTTAGCGAACTTGGATGCTTTCCAAAAAGGTGAACCGATTCCTTATATATGGACAAGTGGATCTTTTGGGGCGTTTGTCTGGTTTGGAGGATTAGGATTAGTACTTGCTATTTTAATTTTTTCAAGAAATAGTCATTATCGAAAAGTTGCCAAACTTGGTCTAGCACCAGTTCTGTTTAATATTGGCGAGCCGGTCAATTATGGTTTACCAGTTGTCTTGAATCCTTTGCTATTTATACCATTTGTACTTAGCCCAGTCTTCATGGCAACGGTAGCTTACTGGGCAACAAGCTGGGGTCTTGTTTCACCTGTTACACAAAATGTTACTTGGGTAATGCCACCAATTTTATATGGTTTCTTCTCTACAGCATTTGATTGGCGTGCCATCATCTTATCAGTTGTTTGTTTGATTATTAGTGTCTTGACGTATTTCCCATTTGTGAAAATGGCAGATAAAACTGAATTGAGTTAATGGTCTTACTTACGTTTTTTGTGATAAAATAGAAATAGATTACGTGTAAGATGAGTTAGGTGTAGGATTTCTTATCTCCACTAAAATTGTTATTAGACAAAGGTTTATAGTCTGTTGAAGTTAGAATAGTACACTGTAACTTCTAAAACAGTGCTAGAAAATGATTTGAATTTCCTAATCGATTTAGTCATATTTTAGTTCATTTTTCTATAAAACATAACAAGAATGTTATTGCTTTATATAGAGAGATTGATATAGAAAGGGGTGCAGTAAAGGTAGATATCTTCTTGTGCCTCTTTTGCCATATTAGAAAGGAGATTTTATGGTTCAGACAAAACAGCCAAATATTATTTTGATTGTTGTAGATCAAATGAGAGCAGACGCCTTATCCTTGAATAGTAAGGATAAGCTAGTTAGCACTCCAACATTAGATATGATGGCTAGTGTAGGTTATAATTTTGAAAATGCCTATTCTCCAGTTCCTTCT encodes the following:
- a CDS encoding haloacid dehalogenase-like hydrolase is translated as MKRLISANPSEILEMNAEELKQSILASEGRVVLSENVATRETFVGDITNSEIARAFGADMILLNCVDVFEPKIYALDSSGDDVIHRLHQLVACPIGVNLEPIDPSAKMLEETQEIVAGRVANRDTFKRIEELGFDFVCLTGNPGTGVSNREIIKAVQTAKENFSGLIIAGKMHGAGVNEPVAELSVAEQLLEAGADVILVPAVGTVPSFNDEELRAVVDLVHSKDGLVLSAIGTSQETSDTETIREIALRNKICGVDIQHIGDAGYGGLATVDNIYALSKAIRGVRHTVSRLARSVNR
- a CDS encoding PTS sugar transporter subunit IIB, encoding MAKVTIMLACAAGMSTSLLVTKMQKAAEDKGLDAEIFAVPAPEAEEIVATKEVNVLLLGPQVRYLLGDFQEKLKDRQIPVAVIPMTDYGMMNGSKVLDLAESLLD
- a CDS encoding PTS lactose/cellobiose transporter subunit IIA, yielding MNESNLESVMGLIMYGGEAKSNAMEAIQAAKKGDFSKANQRLADANAALLQAHKAQTEMLTREAQGEETSISLLMVHAQDHLMTSLTFVDLAKEVVEVYKRFEKN
- a CDS encoding PTS sugar transporter subunit IIC, with the translated sequence MNTMLDKMQEKLSPIAMKVGNQKFLVALRDSFVGTMPVIMTGSIALLLNAFLVDLPQQFHLESITKTFQWLVDINNLVFKGSIPIVSLLFIYCLGVNIAKIYKVDTVSAGLVSLASFVISIGSTVTKSFPLANVGDVKLDQILQGIDNLAFDGKNLMVTIGNVIPGNHINARGYFTAMMIGFLASIIFCKVMKKNWVIKLPDSVPPAIAKPFTSIIPGFMAMYIVAILTYVFHLLSNDLLIDWVYKVLQTPLLGLSQSFFAVILMIFLNKLFWFFGLHGGNVLAPIMEGLFGVAMLANLDAFQKGEPIPYIWTSGSFGAFVWFGGLGLVLAILIFSRNSHYRKVAKLGLAPVLFNIGEPVNYGLPVVLNPLLFIPFVLSPVFMATVAYWATSWGLVSPVTQNVTWVMPPILYGFFSTAFDWRAIILSVVCLIISVLTYFPFVKMADKTELS